In Pseudanabaena yagii GIHE-NHR1, the following proteins share a genomic window:
- a CDS encoding alpha/beta fold hydrolase yields MSYFNGTAHISGRFSSFAGRPTMGQLDYVTNRSARVSPSVLGRQMLGMMHYDATEVLEEIQIPTLIISANKDGATVVEASHYMHKEIESSELVVLAPSGHMSMMEQHQEFVEAVANFARRCSHQMYSSIS; encoded by the coding sequence TTGAGCTATTTTAATGGAACTGCACATATTTCGGGAAGATTTTCTTCTTTTGCAGGTCGTCCAACCATGGGACAGTTGGACTATGTGACTAATCGCTCTGCACGAGTTTCACCTTCAGTCTTAGGGCGACAAATGTTAGGGATGATGCATTACGATGCAACTGAAGTTCTAGAAGAGATTCAGATCCCAACCTTGATAATTTCCGCGAATAAGGATGGGGCTACAGTTGTCGAAGCGAGTCACTATATGCACAAGGAGATAGAAAGTTCGGAATTAGTAGTTCTAGCACCTTCTGGACATATGAGTATGATGGAGCAACACCAAGAATTTGTTGAGGCGGTAGCCAATTTTGCTCGTCGTTGTTCTCATCAAATGTACTCATCTATTAGCTAA
- a CDS encoding glutathione S-transferase: MITVHHLNNSRSQRVLWLLEELGLTYEIKRYERDPKTMLAPASLHEVHPLGKSPVITDGDLTLAESGAIIEYLVDRYGNGRLRPAIGTPEYLRYTYWLHYAEGSAMPPLLLKLIFDQIEKNSMPFFVRPIARLITNRVKISFIEPQITQHLDYMESEICKSAWFAGNEFTAADIQISFPLEAAVARAGLNASRPKLIAFLNRIHSRSAYQQALERGGAYDL, from the coding sequence ATGATCACCGTTCACCACTTAAATAACTCTCGCTCCCAACGTGTGCTCTGGCTGCTAGAGGAACTTGGACTGACCTACGAAATCAAGCGCTACGAGCGTGACCCCAAAACTATGTTGGCTCCCGCATCTCTACACGAGGTACATCCCCTCGGTAAATCACCTGTGATCACTGATGGAGATCTGACCTTAGCTGAATCTGGAGCCATTATCGAGTATCTAGTCGATCGCTATGGTAACGGACGCTTGAGACCTGCTATAGGCACACCAGAATATTTGCGCTATACCTACTGGTTGCATTACGCCGAAGGTTCTGCGATGCCCCCGCTATTACTAAAGCTGATCTTTGACCAAATTGAGAAAAATTCAATGCCCTTTTTCGTGCGCCCGATCGCTCGGTTAATTACTAATCGCGTTAAAATCTCGTTTATTGAGCCTCAGATTACCCAGCACCTAGATTATATGGAGTCAGAGATTTGCAAAAGCGCATGGTTTGCTGGTAACGAATTTACCGCAGCCGATATCCAAATTAGCTTTCCTCTAGAGGCAGCCGTTGCAAGGGCTGGACTGAATGCTAGTCGTCCAAAACTTATCGCCTTCTTGAATCGCATTCATAGCCGTTCTGCATATCAACAAGCACTGGAACGAGGAGGAGCTTACGATCTTTAA
- a CDS encoding diguanylate cyclase domain-containing protein, with protein MENETKDGSSTSDNLVSNKTIPLENVRDQSEEIKENVEEAADQLSSVNAVLTNDDKVIPPFPTIEEVIAQNEEAEKKVTKAAEDLHQVNADLTEQVIDRINIESELKQTKKDLLEVRTDLSKSQVKEKDALHIALHDSLTGLPNRLLIEQHLDHGLTQSRRHGWKLALLFIDLDKFKNINDSYGHDIGDKVLITVAQRLQDFVRGEDIVSRWGGDEFICVLLDIKLEEEVINLAKKIAARISEDCNFDGTIVSISATIGIAICPRDGETADILFKQVDRAMYRSKETDKSVMLFSESMLDIPASE; from the coding sequence ATGGAAAATGAAACTAAAGATGGTTCAAGTACATCAGATAACTTAGTAAGTAACAAAACAATTCCTCTTGAAAATGTACGCGATCAAAGCGAAGAAATCAAAGAAAATGTAGAGGAGGCGGCAGATCAACTTAGTTCAGTAAATGCAGTCCTCACAAATGATGATAAAGTCATTCCTCCATTTCCAACCATCGAAGAGGTAATTGCTCAGAACGAAGAAGCAGAGAAAAAGGTGACAAAAGCCGCGGAAGATCTGCATCAGGTTAATGCCGACCTCACTGAGCAAGTGATTGATAGAATCAATATTGAATCTGAACTAAAGCAAACGAAGAAGGATCTACTTGAGGTGCGTACCGATTTGTCGAAATCCCAAGTAAAAGAGAAAGATGCACTACATATCGCACTTCATGATTCACTAACGGGGCTTCCAAACCGATTATTAATCGAGCAGCATCTCGATCATGGTTTAACTCAGTCAAGACGACATGGCTGGAAACTTGCGCTCCTGTTCATCGATCTAGATAAATTTAAGAACATTAATGACTCCTATGGTCATGACATTGGCGATAAGGTGTTAATCACTGTGGCGCAACGTTTACAAGATTTTGTGCGCGGTGAAGATATCGTTAGCCGATGGGGCGGGGATGAGTTTATTTGCGTTCTGTTGGATATCAAACTAGAAGAAGAAGTAATTAACCTTGCGAAAAAGATTGCTGCTCGAATTTCTGAAGACTGTAATTTCGATGGAACTATTGTTTCTATCAGTGCCACTATTGGGATTGCCATATGTCCTAGGGATGGAGAAACGGCTGACATCCTTTTTAAACAGGTTGATAGAGCTATGTATAGATCAAAAGAAACAGACAAGAGCGTTATGCTGTTTAGTGAATCTATGTTGGATATTCCTGCTAGTGAATAG
- a CDS encoding NADP-dependent oxidoreductase produces the protein MTDIMSHEIRLVSRPNGMPTADNFAIATTKLEPLQDGQVLVRNLYMSVDPYMRGRMSDRKSYVPPFELGQPLNGGAVGEVIESRTQEFKQGDVVISSFGWREYFITVPQALHLVSRDIQPLSTYLGALGMTGMTAWVGLNLVEVKAGDVIFISGAAGAVGSIAGQLAKLRGCQVIGAAGSTEKVSFLQEECGFDSAFNYKTAPILEQLDQAVPDGIDVYFDNVGGETLEAALSALRIHGRIIACGGISGYNEESPQAGPSNLFNMITKRLTMKGLIVSDFLDLQDKFEQEVGSYFRTGKLKNKETVVVGIEQAVSAFIGLFSGKNIGKMVVKLD, from the coding sequence ATGACAGATATCATGAGCCACGAAATTCGCCTAGTTTCTCGTCCTAACGGGATGCCAACTGCCGATAATTTTGCGATCGCCACAACCAAATTAGAGCCACTGCAAGATGGACAAGTGCTGGTTCGCAATCTTTATATGTCAGTCGATCCCTATATGCGCGGACGCATGAGCGATCGCAAATCCTATGTTCCGCCTTTTGAGTTAGGACAACCTCTGAATGGCGGTGCTGTCGGTGAAGTAATCGAGTCTCGCACACAGGAATTTAAGCAGGGAGATGTGGTGATTTCTAGCTTCGGCTGGCGAGAATACTTTATCACTGTGCCACAAGCACTACACCTAGTCAGTCGTGACATTCAACCACTTTCAACTTATCTGGGCGCACTGGGCATGACAGGCATGACTGCTTGGGTAGGTTTGAATTTAGTAGAAGTCAAAGCAGGTGACGTAATATTTATCTCGGGTGCAGCAGGTGCAGTCGGCAGTATTGCTGGGCAACTTGCAAAATTGCGTGGATGTCAGGTGATTGGGGCAGCAGGTTCTACAGAGAAAGTCAGCTTTCTACAGGAAGAATGCGGCTTTGACAGCGCCTTCAATTACAAAACTGCACCTATCCTCGAACAATTAGACCAAGCGGTTCCCGATGGCATTGATGTCTATTTCGATAATGTCGGTGGCGAAACCCTAGAAGCAGCCCTATCTGCATTACGCATTCATGGCAGAATCATTGCTTGTGGTGGCATCTCTGGCTACAACGAAGAAAGTCCACAGGCAGGTCCTTCTAATCTTTTTAACATGATTACTAAGCGATTGACGATGAAAGGGCTGATTGTTAGTGACTTCCTCGATCTTCAGGACAAATTTGAGCAGGAAGTGGGGAGCTATTTCCGTACTGGCAAACTGAAGAATAAAGAAACTGTAGTGGTAGGTATTGAGCAGGCAGTAAGCGCATTCATCGGACTCTTTTCAGGCAAAAATATTGGCAAGATGGTAGTGAAGTTAGATTAG
- a CDS encoding CsbD family protein, translated as MSLENRAKAAAKNVEGKVQEAVGDMTGNTKDKVQGKAKQAEANVRNAAEDVKDEVKKAVD; from the coding sequence ATGAGTTTAGAAAATAGAGCTAAAGCAGCAGCTAAAAATGTTGAAGGCAAAGTCCAAGAGGCGGTCGGCGATATGACTGGCAACACCAAAGATAAGGTTCAGGGCAAGGCAAAACAGGCTGAGGCTAATGTGCGTAATGCTGCTGAAGATGTCAAAGATGAAGTCAAAAAAGCTGTTGACTAA
- a CDS encoding 4a-hydroxytetrahydrobiopterin dehydratase has product MPKAKLTDKEITTAIAKLPEWKVVGGKLNRAFKFDSFVDAFTFMTKVAFAADKMEHHPEFFNVYNRVVINLATHDVDGISNLDIELAEKINAI; this is encoded by the coding sequence ATGCCTAAAGCAAAATTGACAGATAAAGAGATTACAACTGCGATCGCTAAACTACCTGAATGGAAAGTAGTTGGTGGCAAGTTAAATCGAGCTTTCAAATTTGATAGTTTTGTTGATGCTTTTACTTTTATGACTAAGGTTGCTTTTGCTGCTGACAAAATGGAGCATCATCCTGAATTTTTCAATGTCTACAATCGTGTAGTAATTAATCTCGCTACCCATGATGTAGATGGGATCAGCAATCTAGATATTGAGCTAGCTGAAAAGATTAACGCTATTTAG
- a CDS encoding CHAT domain-containing protein, with product MLSWDALFNFKFKSSKSLRYIGIGICTTFITLCLGMNSQPSIASSVRGFTNSTAPELHQSIPNNPVDFVQLGRQYYQAGQYAQAIASWQQAADIYAKQGDRLNQAVVAQNLALAHQQLGHWQESEQLILQSLEILRSHPQQPKLLAQALNIQGSLQIAQGQSQEALTTWQKAEQIYEQAGDKDGVTRSKINQSQAMRSLGLYPKAKATLQQVQSLLKELPNSALKLSSLLNLGDTLRLNGDFIEATAILKDSLAIAQQLNDVPTIAEILLSLGNIASSQQQAASAGDITYRKQKSIEAIAYYQQATQIATRPITKVKAQLNQLRLEIDLKKVESAKSLLTKIQAQLPDLPPSRAAVYASVNFAQSLIKLTLSDRQVAAQLLAKAAQQAQAMGDPRAESYAIGYLGELYEQSQQLLEAQELTEKALMLAQTHNAADIAYRWQWQLGRILKAQGKYSQAIAAYNEAVHTLTSIRGDLVSSNTDIQFSFRDSVEPVYRELVGLLMRHEQGKTISQDNLIAARKAIESLQLAELDNFFKEACLTGRATQVDEVDPQAAVIYPIVLPDRLEVIVSLPNRSLFHHTSQISQDQLDQLLSELWRSLRRTSLETDIQTSSEKVYNLLIGKEIADTFNTNKIQTLVFVLDGSLRNLPMAVLYDGKQYLMEKYNLALTPGLQLLDPRPLKRQQLEVFIGGLSKETQNFRALPNVEREIQKIAAMVSTPTPLLNETFISESIKKQISKIPFRVVHLATHGEFSSNAEKTFILTWNNRLGVKQLGELLQTRDQDQRIPIELLVLSACKTAKGDNRATLGLAGIAVRSGARSTIASLWSVEDSATATFMENFYQELAVIGTTKADALRKAQLHLLKNPQFTHPFYWAPFVLVGNWL from the coding sequence ATGCTGTCTTGGGATGCTCTGTTTAATTTCAAATTCAAAAGTAGTAAATCACTACGCTATATTGGGATTGGCATCTGTACAACTTTCATCACCCTATGCTTAGGAATGAACTCGCAACCTAGTATCGCAAGTTCGGTAAGAGGTTTCACTAATTCCACGGCTCCAGAACTTCATCAATCGATTCCGAATAACCCTGTAGATTTCGTTCAGCTCGGCAGACAATATTACCAAGCAGGGCAATATGCCCAAGCGATCGCCTCTTGGCAACAAGCGGCAGATATTTATGCAAAACAAGGCGATCGCCTCAATCAAGCCGTTGTTGCTCAAAATCTTGCGCTAGCCCATCAACAACTCGGTCATTGGCAAGAATCAGAGCAATTAATTTTGCAGAGTTTAGAAATTTTACGATCGCATCCCCAACAGCCTAAATTACTTGCCCAAGCGCTCAACATCCAAGGCAGTCTCCAAATTGCTCAGGGGCAATCTCAAGAAGCTTTAACCACTTGGCAAAAGGCAGAACAAATTTATGAACAGGCGGGAGATAAAGATGGAGTCACACGCAGCAAAATCAATCAAAGTCAGGCTATGCGATCGCTTGGGCTCTATCCCAAAGCCAAGGCTACACTTCAACAGGTGCAATCGTTACTAAAAGAGCTTCCCAACTCCGCCCTAAAACTTTCGAGTCTGCTCAATCTTGGTGATACGCTCCGACTCAATGGAGATTTCATTGAAGCCACTGCGATCCTGAAAGATAGTCTGGCGATCGCTCAACAACTCAATGATGTCCCCACGATCGCCGAAATCCTGCTTAGCTTAGGTAATATTGCCTCTAGCCAGCAACAAGCCGCTAGTGCAGGAGATATCACTTACCGTAAGCAAAAAAGTATTGAGGCGATCGCCTATTACCAACAAGCCACTCAAATCGCAACTCGTCCGATTACCAAAGTAAAAGCCCAACTCAACCAATTGCGTCTGGAAATTGACTTAAAAAAAGTTGAGTCAGCCAAAAGCCTATTAACAAAGATCCAAGCTCAATTACCCGATCTTCCCCCTAGCCGCGCCGCAGTATATGCAAGCGTGAATTTTGCCCAGAGTTTAATCAAACTAACGCTGAGCGATCGCCAAGTTGCGGCTCAATTACTCGCCAAGGCTGCCCAACAGGCGCAAGCAATGGGCGATCCGAGAGCCGAATCCTATGCGATCGGCTACCTCGGCGAACTCTACGAGCAGTCGCAACAATTGCTAGAAGCACAGGAGTTAACCGAAAAGGCACTGATGCTTGCTCAAACCCATAATGCTGCTGATATCGCCTATCGTTGGCAGTGGCAACTGGGACGAATCCTGAAAGCGCAAGGTAAATATTCCCAAGCGATCGCTGCCTATAACGAAGCTGTGCATACTCTCACTTCTATTCGTGGTGACCTTGTTTCGAGTAATACCGATATCCAGTTTTCCTTTCGCGATAGTGTTGAACCTGTCTACCGTGAGCTTGTAGGATTGCTGATGCGTCATGAACAGGGCAAAACTATCAGCCAAGACAATCTTATCGCCGCCCGTAAAGCGATCGAATCTCTGCAACTAGCAGAACTAGATAACTTTTTTAAAGAAGCTTGCCTTACGGGTCGAGCCACCCAAGTTGATGAGGTCGATCCCCAAGCTGCGGTAATCTACCCCATTGTTTTGCCTGACAGATTAGAAGTAATTGTTTCTCTGCCAAATCGTTCTCTTTTTCACCATACCAGTCAAATTTCACAAGATCAACTCGACCAGCTTTTGAGTGAACTATGGCGATCGCTCAGACGAACATCCCTTGAGACAGATATTCAAACAAGCTCAGAAAAAGTCTACAACCTCCTAATTGGCAAAGAAATTGCCGATACCTTCAACACTAATAAGATCCAAACTTTAGTATTTGTGCTTGATGGTTCTCTACGGAACTTACCCATGGCAGTTCTCTATGATGGGAAGCAATATTTAATGGAGAAATACAATCTCGCGCTCACTCCTGGGTTGCAACTTCTCGATCCACGTCCCCTCAAACGTCAACAGTTAGAAGTATTTATCGGTGGCTTAAGCAAGGAAACTCAAAACTTTCGAGCATTACCTAATGTCGAAAGAGAAATCCAGAAAATTGCTGCAATGGTATCAACTCCAACACCATTACTTAATGAAACCTTTATCAGCGAATCGATCAAAAAACAAATTAGTAAAATTCCCTTTAGGGTAGTACATTTGGCAACTCATGGTGAATTTAGTTCTAATGCTGAAAAAACCTTTATTTTGACTTGGAATAATCGTCTGGGAGTCAAACAATTAGGAGAATTACTGCAAACTAGGGATCAAGATCAACGCATTCCCATTGAGCTATTGGTGCTCAGTGCCTGTAAAACCGCCAAAGGTGATAATCGCGCTACCTTAGGACTAGCAGGTATAGCAGTGCGATCGGGAGCAAGGAGTACGATCGCCAGTTTATGGTCAGTTGAGGATAGTGCCACCGCCACATTTATGGAGAATTTCTATCAAGAACTCGCAGTGATTGGAACAACAAAAGCTGATGCTTTACGCAAAGCGCAACTCCATCTTCTCAAGAACCCACAATTTACTCATCCCTTTTACTGGGCACCATTTGTATTAGTTGGTAATTGGCTATAA
- a CDS encoding two-partner secretion domain-containing protein translates to MQLTLRNICISGIAFIGWNAAIFSANAQIIPDQTLPINSVVTKSGLTHTITGGTARGVNLYHSFQDFSVPINNTAYFNNASNIQNIVTRVTGNSASSIDGLIKANGNANLFLLNPHGITFGTKAKLDIGGTFVSSTASNLKLTDGSEFSATHPQAPPLLTTSITPGLQYGRSNVGATITNQGNLSTGQDLILNADKLNLQGQLQAGRDLILKAQDTVQIRDRTNNPFWAVAGRSLRIQGNQLVDIFTLNHARSGFWSGSNMILRSANPIIGDAHFYTGRNLKIEKLDRTLGNLISPNDPVILASGNVTLGNYTGASLHILAGGSVTLGNVTITGTGSTSTTINPSNTNLFNATKSYADLATFSLTDYQALKNSDGTVRDVIPIKIPITIDGSQQATLDVRSGVDWSQLGGLPNSPLGLGTVNPSPTYSNPSTNANITVNGNIRIDQPNGLVLLTNQFSPNTAQGIISTQVIDTGTSIVGANAGNIHIYGRDDIILNSDLIAYAEPALGNAGKGGSIAISTYSGKITSGANLYTDSFTPLGNTSNSGKISFSSYSGNIILDNIYLEASSFASSGNSANAGDISLTSYSGNITVTRPLWKTPSVSLALGSSGNGGLVSFATYSGNITIQDARSYFGDTGTYLDTGTYSGSKSSGNGGDFFLASNSGNISLSKAPLNSSTASYAFSKSEYAGDGGKISLATTSGDITLNDLTLYSYSFAKSANARNGGAISLYSRSGNIYLSNSTLSAYSLAPLAGSQNGGSVSISTPNGNIISDLTSYILSFSISKLGASSGNGGDINLTAKNQISNLDLFTSSAFGQAGAVNIKGVDDLAIASLQIITSKTVNFPKRAYDINDPNTFITTIFGTGQSGRSGDVTVTGAKNLLFDNTLILSTTQGIDPAGNILITSPQSIIFQNNSQIFSNTSSKGNAGNIDVNAGQDITFKNNSQITAQTSSDGKAGNINLKAGNSILFTAGTGLFANTTKGSNGNGGNISIDPQSVILQDGATIAVGSLGSGIGGNISILANYLSLLNGSSITASTANTNGGNINLNVPAILLLRYASNITTTAGTANAGGNGGNINIKAGFIVGVKGENSNIFANAFTGNGGNININTNAIYGLEFHPQLTSFSDITASSQFGLQGTVVVSTPSLDPSRGLTTLPVNLSDPSRQISQSCGVGGKLSSRDSSFTILGRGGLPKSPSDELSSTQPLVELSELVPSSNNPSNNQNLGLEAKSESRQEVNQVVPKVIVEANAIARDSRGILRLMSEARPLSPAIPELSCAK, encoded by the coding sequence ATGCAACTCACTCTTCGCAATATCTGTATTTCTGGGATCGCCTTTATAGGGTGGAACGCCGCAATATTTTCTGCTAATGCTCAGATTATTCCCGATCAAACTCTACCAATCAACTCAGTAGTAACTAAAAGTGGATTAACACATACAATTACTGGCGGGACAGCCAGAGGCGTAAACCTCTATCATAGTTTTCAAGACTTCTCAGTTCCGATTAATAATACCGCTTATTTTAATAATGCTTCTAATATCCAAAATATTGTGACGCGAGTAACGGGGAACTCCGCTTCTAGTATTGATGGGCTGATTAAAGCAAATGGCAATGCGAATTTATTTCTTCTCAATCCCCACGGAATTACATTTGGGACAAAGGCAAAATTAGATATTGGTGGTACTTTTGTGAGCAGTACTGCTAGCAATCTCAAGTTAACTGATGGTAGTGAATTTAGTGCTACCCATCCCCAAGCACCACCTTTACTAACAACAAGCATTACTCCCGGATTACAGTATGGCAGGAGTAATGTGGGAGCTACGATTACCAATCAGGGCAATCTCTCAACGGGACAAGATTTAATCCTCAATGCTGACAAGCTGAATTTACAGGGGCAATTGCAAGCAGGACGAGACTTAATTTTAAAAGCGCAAGATACAGTCCAAATTCGCGATCGCACGAACAATCCTTTTTGGGCAGTTGCGGGTAGATCTCTGAGGATACAGGGCAATCAATTAGTCGATATTTTTACCCTCAACCATGCTCGCAGTGGTTTTTGGTCAGGTAGCAATATGATCCTGCGATCGGCAAATCCGATTATTGGTGATGCCCATTTCTATACTGGGAGAAACTTAAAAATTGAGAAGTTAGATCGCACTCTTGGTAACTTAATCAGTCCCAACGATCCCGTCATCCTAGCAAGTGGGAATGTGACTTTAGGTAACTATACGGGCGCATCATTACATATCTTGGCAGGGGGAAGCGTGACTCTCGGCAATGTGACGATCACGGGGACAGGAAGCACAAGCACGACAATCAATCCTAGTAATACCAACCTATTTAATGCCACAAAAAGCTATGCCGATCTAGCCACATTCTCCTTAACTGACTATCAAGCTCTTAAAAATAGCGATGGGACAGTAAGGGATGTTATCCCGATCAAAATTCCAATTACCATTGATGGTAGCCAACAAGCAACTTTAGATGTGCGATCGGGGGTGGATTGGTCGCAGTTGGGAGGTTTGCCAAATAGCCCCCTAGGTTTAGGTACTGTTAATCCTAGTCCTACCTATAGTAATCCTTCTACTAATGCCAATATCACTGTGAATGGGAATATTCGTATTGATCAGCCCAATGGATTAGTTCTATTAACCAATCAATTCTCTCCTAATACTGCACAAGGGATAATCTCAACGCAGGTAATTGATACTGGTACAAGTATTGTTGGGGCGAATGCTGGCAATATTCACATCTATGGACGCGATGATATTATCCTGAATTCGGATTTAATAGCATATGCAGAGCCAGCTTTGGGCAATGCAGGTAAAGGTGGCTCGATCGCAATTTCCACTTACTCTGGCAAGATTACGTCGGGGGCTAATTTATACACTGACTCTTTTACCCCTTTGGGAAATACAAGCAATAGCGGCAAGATTTCCTTCTCTTCCTATTCAGGCAATATAATCCTCGATAATATATATTTAGAAGCTTCCTCATTTGCTTCCTCTGGCAACTCGGCAAATGCAGGAGATATTTCTCTAACTTCCTATTCAGGCAATATTACGGTTACGCGCCCACTCTGGAAAACCCCCTCAGTATCTTTAGCATTAGGTTCTTCAGGCAATGGAGGTTTGGTTTCTTTTGCCACCTATTCTGGAAATATCACTATTCAAGATGCTAGAAGCTACTTCGGAGATACTGGTACTTATTTAGACACAGGTACTTACTCAGGCTCTAAGTCCTCTGGTAATGGCGGTGATTTTTTCTTAGCTTCCAATTCTGGCAATATTTCACTATCTAAAGCCCCATTAAACTCCTCCACTGCTTCCTATGCATTTTCAAAATCAGAATATGCTGGTGATGGAGGCAAAATTTCCTTAGCTACTACTTCTGGAGATATTACACTGAATGATTTGACTCTGTACTCCTACTCCTTTGCAAAGTCTGCAAATGCTCGGAATGGGGGGGCAATTTCTCTATATTCTAGATCTGGCAATATTTACCTCAGCAATTCGACTTTGTCCGCTTACTCATTGGCTCCTTTAGCAGGTTCCCAGAATGGCGGCTCAGTATCAATATCTACTCCCAATGGCAATATCATCAGTGACTTAACCAGTTATATATTATCCTTCTCCATTTCTAAGCTAGGTGCGAGTAGCGGTAATGGTGGTGACATTAACTTAACTGCCAAAAATCAAATTAGTAACCTCGATCTGTTTACTTCATCAGCCTTTGGGCAAGCAGGAGCAGTAAATATTAAGGGCGTAGATGATTTGGCGATCGCTAGTCTTCAGATCATTACTAGTAAAACTGTTAACTTCCCTAAACGCGCCTATGATATTAACGATCCGAATACCTTCATCACCACAATTTTTGGTACAGGTCAATCAGGGCGATCGGGAGATGTCACAGTTACAGGAGCAAAGAATTTACTATTTGACAACACGCTGATCTTGAGTACCACTCAAGGGATTGATCCTGCGGGAAATATTTTGATTACTAGTCCTCAATCAATCATTTTCCAGAACAATAGCCAAATCTTCAGTAACACCAGCAGCAAAGGCAATGCAGGTAATATCGATGTTAACGCAGGACAGGATATCACCTTCAAAAATAATAGTCAGATTACGGCTCAAACTAGTAGTGATGGGAAAGCTGGCAATATCAATCTGAAAGCTGGTAATTCTATTCTTTTTACTGCGGGTACTGGCTTATTTGCGAATACAACCAAAGGTTCTAACGGGAATGGCGGTAATATCAGCATCGATCCGCAGTCTGTGATTCTTCAAGATGGAGCAACAATTGCTGTCGGTAGTCTCGGTTCTGGAATTGGTGGCAATATTAGCATCTTGGCAAATTATCTTTCGCTTCTCAATGGTTCGTCTATTACTGCTTCAACCGCTAATACAAATGGAGGTAATATCAACTTAAATGTTCCAGCCATACTACTTTTGCGTTATGCCAGCAATATTACTACCACCGCAGGGACAGCAAATGCAGGGGGCAATGGGGGCAACATCAATATTAAAGCGGGATTTATTGTTGGGGTTAAGGGAGAAAATAGTAATATCTTTGCCAATGCATTTACTGGTAATGGTGGCAATATCAACATCAATACCAATGCCATTTATGGGCTTGAGTTCCATCCTCAACTGACTTCCTTTAGCGATATTACCGCTAGTTCCCAATTTGGCTTACAGGGCACTGTGGTTGTTTCGACTCCATCCCTCGATCCTAGTCGAGGTCTGACCACTTTGCCAGTCAATCTTAGCGATCCATCAAGGCAAATTAGCCAAAGTTGTGGAGTCGGGGGGAAGTTATCTAGTCGAGATAGTAGTTTCACCATTTTGGGGCGAGGAGGTTTGCCCAAGAGTCCCAGTGATGAGCTTTCCAGTACACAACCTTTAGTAGAATTATCTGAATTAGTACCGAGTAGCAATAATCCAAGTAATAATCAAAATTTAGGATTAGAAGCAAAGTCAGAATCAAGACAGGAAGTAAATCAAGTAGTTCCTAAAGTGATTGTGGAGGCAAATGCGATCGCTAGGGATAGTCGCGGCATCCTCCGCTTAATGTCTGAAGCTCGTCCTCTCAGTCCCGCAATACCAGAGCTTTCCTGTGCAAAATAA